The Carnobacterium mobile DSM 4848 genome includes a window with the following:
- a CDS encoding PTS transporter subunit EIIC codes for MKDKLFETLQKMGKTFMLPIALLPVAGLMLGVGSSFTGDSFVNMYDLDWLLGEGTVLYNVLTVFKDCGQIIFDNLPLLFAVAVALGMAKAAKEVAALSAVVAYFMMYASMTSTIVNFGNLEKLKETPGLIGSVLGFSETMNTGVFGGIIIGLIVAYLHNRFYKVEFPDALSFFAGTRFVPIISAFAAVLTGMVLSFLWPYAGSGIAWLGSVVADLGYVGTFLYGFIYRALIPLGLHHVFYLPFWQTALGGTATIGGHVVEGAQNIVFTQLGNGQVVDPEAAKFFSGMFPFMIFGFPAAAFAMYQQAKPERKKDVKGLMMSSSLTSIFTGITEPLEFSFLFASPFLYFGVHCVLAAFSFVLMHFLQVGVGLTFSGGLLDFVLYGILPGQGITNWIPVVLVGIVYAFVYYFVFTFFIKKFDLKTPGREDDVVESKMYTKADYQAKKAGEKANVPVQDELSHDIVTGLGGADNLIEVGNCATRLRVTVKDGNLVNQNQLKSTGAAGVVVKGNNAQVIYGPKVSNIKSNIDEYLATSPNEATASSTSETLVSPEDQLSKTIIEGLGGEDNLIEVDNCATRLRVTVKDGGLVDQNQLKSTGAAGVVVKGNNAQVIYGPKVSNIKSNIEEYRNK; via the coding sequence TTGAAAGACAAATTATTCGAGACGCTGCAAAAGATGGGTAAAACATTTATGTTGCCGATCGCATTGCTGCCTGTAGCCGGATTGATGTTAGGAGTCGGCTCATCTTTTACAGGTGACTCTTTTGTAAACATGTACGATTTAGATTGGTTATTAGGAGAAGGGACGGTTCTTTATAATGTTCTAACGGTTTTTAAAGACTGTGGTCAAATTATATTTGATAACTTACCGTTGCTTTTCGCAGTAGCTGTAGCATTGGGTATGGCAAAAGCTGCAAAAGAAGTTGCGGCATTATCAGCTGTTGTTGCTTACTTTATGATGTATGCCTCAATGACAAGTACCATTGTAAACTTTGGCAACCTTGAAAAGTTAAAAGAAACTCCTGGCCTGATTGGTTCTGTACTAGGATTTTCAGAAACAATGAATACCGGGGTTTTCGGTGGGATTATTATTGGTTTAATTGTAGCTTATCTACATAACCGTTTCTATAAAGTAGAGTTTCCGGACGCTTTGTCATTCTTTGCAGGAACTCGTTTTGTTCCAATTATATCAGCATTTGCGGCTGTTTTAACAGGCATGGTTCTTTCTTTCCTATGGCCTTATGCCGGTTCAGGAATTGCCTGGTTAGGTTCTGTTGTAGCTGATTTAGGCTATGTTGGTACCTTTTTATATGGGTTTATTTACCGGGCTCTGATTCCTTTAGGTCTGCACCATGTTTTTTACTTGCCATTTTGGCAAACAGCACTTGGAGGAACAGCAACGATTGGTGGTCATGTAGTAGAAGGAGCTCAAAATATTGTCTTTACTCAATTAGGTAATGGTCAAGTGGTTGATCCTGAAGCTGCCAAATTTTTCTCTGGAATGTTCCCATTTATGATTTTTGGGTTCCCAGCAGCAGCATTTGCCATGTACCAGCAAGCTAAACCAGAACGCAAAAAAGATGTTAAAGGACTTATGATGTCTTCGTCTCTAACGTCGATTTTTACAGGAATCACAGAACCTCTTGAGTTCTCATTCTTGTTTGCTTCGCCATTCTTATATTTTGGCGTGCATTGTGTCCTAGCTGCATTTTCATTTGTATTAATGCATTTTCTACAGGTCGGTGTTGGGTTGACTTTCTCAGGTGGACTACTTGATTTTGTATTATATGGTATATTACCTGGACAAGGGATAACAAACTGGATCCCAGTGGTTCTTGTCGGAATCGTTTACGCATTTGTTTATTACTTTGTCTTTACGTTCTTTATTAAAAAATTCGATTTGAAGACACCGGGACGTGAAGATGATGTAGTTGAATCTAAGATGTATACGAAAGCTGATTATCAAGCTAAAAAAGCTGGGGAAAAAGCAAACGTACCTGTTCAAGATGAACTATCTCATGATATCGTAACGGGTCTTGGCGGTGCTGATAACTTAATTGAAGTTGGAAACTGTGCTACTCGCTTAAGAGTGACCGTTAAAGACGGCAACTTAGTTAACCAAAACCAATTGAAATCAACAGGAGCAGCTGGAGTTGTCGTTAAAGGCAATAATGCTCAAGTTATTTATGGACCAAAAGTATCTAATATCAAATCAAATATTGATGAATATTTAGCAACGAGTCCTAATGAAGCAACAGCTTCAAGCACTTCTGAAACACTCGTTAGTCCAGAAGACCAATTGTCTAAAACCATTATTGAAGGACTAGGCGGCGAAGATAATTTAATAGAAGTTGATAACTGTGCCACACGTTTAAGAGTAACCGTAAAAGACGGCGGTTTAGTTGATCAAAACCAATTGAAATCAACAGGAGCAGCTGGAGTTGTCGTTAAAGGCAATAATGCTCAAGTCATTTATGGACCAAAAGTATCCAATATTAAGTCAAATATTGAAGAATACCGAAACAAATAA
- the ftsY gene encoding signal recognition particle-docking protein FtsY, giving the protein MGLFDKIKRAFTGEEKVEQTEITEKYEKGLEKTRKSFSQRMNELFANFRTVDEDFFEELEEILIGADVGYEASMEISDALRQEVKLKNAKSEGEVQNVIIEKMVEIYEKDNTEKPEVLFNENGLTVILVVGVNGVGKTTTIGKMAKRFQNEGKKVLLAAGDTFRAGAIEQLVVWGERVDVDVVTGKAGGDPAAVVFDAVRQAKQQEADVLIVDTAGRLQNKVNLMNELEKMKRVIEKEVPGGPHEVLLVLDATTGQNAMIQAKQFKQTTNVSGIVLTKLDGTAKGGIVLAIRKELDIPVKFVGLGEGVDDLQEFEPGEYVYGLFSELIQETI; this is encoded by the coding sequence ATGGGATTATTTGATAAAATAAAACGTGCTTTTACGGGAGAAGAGAAAGTTGAACAGACAGAAATAACTGAAAAATACGAAAAAGGGTTAGAAAAAACGCGTAAGTCTTTCTCTCAACGGATGAATGAATTATTTGCTAACTTCAGAACTGTCGACGAAGATTTTTTTGAAGAGTTGGAAGAAATTTTAATTGGTGCAGATGTCGGCTATGAAGCTTCTATGGAGATCAGTGATGCTTTGCGTCAAGAAGTAAAACTAAAAAATGCTAAAAGCGAAGGCGAAGTTCAGAATGTAATCATTGAAAAGATGGTGGAAATTTACGAAAAAGACAATACTGAAAAGCCTGAAGTTTTATTTAATGAAAATGGGTTGACTGTTATTTTAGTAGTTGGTGTAAACGGTGTTGGAAAAACAACCACTATAGGAAAAATGGCAAAACGTTTTCAAAACGAAGGAAAAAAAGTGCTATTAGCAGCCGGAGATACTTTTCGGGCAGGAGCAATAGAACAACTAGTCGTATGGGGCGAAAGAGTAGATGTTGATGTCGTTACTGGAAAAGCTGGCGGAGATCCAGCAGCGGTTGTTTTTGATGCTGTACGACAAGCGAAACAACAAGAAGCAGATGTTTTAATAGTGGATACAGCAGGACGCTTGCAAAACAAAGTGAATTTAATGAATGAATTGGAAAAAATGAAACGTGTGATTGAAAAGGAAGTCCCTGGAGGCCCGCATGAAGTTTTATTGGTACTTGATGCCACAACTGGTCAAAACGCCATGATTCAAGCTAAACAGTTCAAACAAACTACTAATGTCTCAGGAATTGTTTTAACTAAACTGGATGGAACAGCTAAAGGCGGAATTGTTTTAGCCATTCGGAAAGAATTGGACATCCCTGTTAAGTTTGTTGGGTTAGGCGAAGGCGTTGATGATTTACAGGAATTCGAACCTGGAGAATATGTTTATGGATTATTCAGTGAGCTTATCCAAGAAACGATTTAA
- the smc gene encoding chromosome segregation protein SMC, which translates to MQLKRIEIAGFKSFAEKTTIEFHEGVTAVVGPNGSGKSNIIEAIRWVLGEQSAKSLRGGKMNDIIFSGTDMRKPLNIAEVSLILENEDHFLPLDFSEISITRRLHRNGESEFYLNRQACRLRDIIELFMDSGLGKESFSIISQGKVEAIFNSKPEDRRSIFEEAAGVFKYKTRKKKAEQKLFETEDNLNRVQDIVYELDSQIEPLQIQSSIAKDYLLQKEQLKDVEIALTVVEISQLKEQWAVQQLEIAAFNQQLNQMKAETNEIEQHLQLLKQQKQQFTDAFDNEQAQLVQAIQQYEQLEGQKQVLNEQTKHTKENREQYEQSKRQTLNKIADLEKKITQVKTLTDEKIQKQKELKKQLETAENERLMLSANSKETIEQLRDHYIDLMQQQTSLRNEQSYLDRTFSQSAQRRMKTSAIMTALEKELKEVASQLTAVTADRTASQQEIAKKLLQYQEQQATIQKQYTHLEKKEKMMYDALRVVQQAKAKKESLQELKDDYTGFYQGVKEVLKHKKQIGGIVGAVAELIVVPKESEIAIDIALGAASQNIIVQNEESGRKAIQYLKQKHSGRATFLPLSTIKPRRLPAAVEGKVKNQTGFIGIASDIVQYPDEIASIVQNLLGTTIVAHNLKAANEIAKLLQYSYRVVTLEGDVMNAGGSMTGGANKKGNQSSLFSRKNELSSLTQQISQMEQTLTAKEVEVRTLKQTVRKEEQKLEELRKSGEQQRLEEQELKNAAEINTEKHSRLQRELKAYQFEAQEAQQEAEEYNQRIQIITEELSILQEEMEQINHRIEIASSKNVEREQLQLAANETVQQRMTELATIKEQVTSLKKEHDLFNGQLTNEQQELTKLELHLQHMSQSDGSQKLTQKEIVAKLADLKEQKTKCERALLHNKEQQRLVQEQLDQLEQKGTIKQNQQQYIIEQKTKVEIAFNRNETMIENHLVYLNEEYQLNYEMAEKEYPLDISVEEAAQKVKLLKQSIKELGNVNVGAIEEFERIYERYTFLTEQRNDLLEAKESLYETMDEMDEEVKLRFSETFEAIRVRFSQVFPQLFGGGTAELQLTDPTNLLTTGIEIIAQPPGKKLQQLSLLSGGERAFTAIALLFAIIQVKPVPFCILDEVEAALDEANVARFGRYLRKFEGDTQFIVITHRKGTMEEANVLYGVTMQESGVSKLVSVRLEEVEEKEKLSVK; encoded by the coding sequence GTGCAATTAAAAAGAATCGAAATCGCTGGTTTCAAATCATTCGCAGAAAAAACGACCATTGAGTTTCATGAAGGAGTAACCGCAGTTGTGGGGCCGAATGGCAGTGGAAAAAGCAATATTATTGAAGCGATACGTTGGGTATTAGGAGAACAATCAGCTAAAAGTTTACGAGGCGGGAAAATGAATGACATTATTTTCTCTGGAACCGATATGCGAAAACCATTGAATATCGCGGAAGTCTCTTTAATATTAGAAAATGAAGATCATTTTCTGCCGTTAGATTTTTCGGAAATCAGCATTACAAGAAGACTTCATAGAAATGGCGAGAGTGAATTTTATTTAAATAGGCAGGCTTGCCGGTTAAGAGATATTATTGAATTGTTTATGGATTCTGGTTTAGGCAAAGAATCTTTTTCTATTATTTCTCAAGGGAAAGTGGAAGCTATTTTTAATAGTAAGCCGGAAGACCGCCGTTCTATTTTTGAAGAAGCTGCAGGAGTGTTTAAATATAAAACACGCAAGAAAAAAGCAGAGCAAAAATTATTTGAAACGGAAGATAACTTAAATCGCGTTCAAGATATTGTGTATGAACTAGATAGCCAAATTGAACCGCTTCAAATACAAAGTAGTATTGCGAAAGATTACTTACTGCAAAAAGAACAATTAAAGGATGTTGAAATAGCTTTAACGGTAGTTGAAATTAGTCAACTAAAGGAACAATGGGCTGTTCAGCAATTGGAAATAGCTGCTTTTAATCAGCAATTAAACCAAATGAAAGCTGAAACTAACGAAATTGAGCAACACCTGCAGCTGTTAAAGCAGCAAAAGCAGCAGTTTACGGATGCTTTTGATAACGAACAAGCTCAATTGGTACAAGCCATTCAGCAATATGAACAATTAGAAGGTCAAAAACAAGTTTTAAATGAACAAACCAAGCATACGAAAGAAAATAGAGAACAATACGAACAGTCAAAGCGTCAAACATTAAATAAAATAGCTGACTTAGAAAAAAAAATAACTCAAGTAAAGACATTGACCGATGAGAAAATACAGAAACAAAAAGAATTAAAAAAACAACTTGAAACAGCGGAAAATGAACGCTTGATGCTTTCTGCTAACAGCAAAGAGACCATCGAACAATTACGTGATCACTATATAGATTTGATGCAGCAGCAAACTAGTTTACGCAATGAACAAAGCTATTTAGATAGGACCTTTAGTCAGTCTGCCCAAAGAAGAATGAAAACATCAGCTATTATGACTGCATTAGAAAAGGAATTAAAAGAAGTTGCTAGCCAACTTACCGCAGTGACCGCTGATAGAACGGCCAGTCAACAAGAAATAGCGAAAAAACTCTTGCAGTATCAAGAACAACAGGCAACTATTCAAAAACAATACACTCACTTAGAAAAAAAAGAAAAAATGATGTATGACGCTTTACGGGTTGTACAGCAAGCGAAAGCTAAAAAAGAGAGTTTACAAGAATTGAAAGATGATTATACTGGTTTTTATCAAGGGGTCAAAGAAGTCCTTAAACATAAAAAACAGATTGGCGGAATCGTTGGAGCCGTGGCTGAGTTGATCGTTGTTCCAAAAGAAAGTGAAATCGCTATTGATATTGCGTTAGGAGCTGCCTCGCAAAATATTATCGTACAGAATGAAGAAAGCGGACGTAAAGCTATTCAATATTTAAAGCAAAAGCATTCTGGCCGAGCGACATTTTTACCTTTGTCTACTATTAAGCCGCGCAGACTACCTGCTGCTGTTGAAGGGAAAGTTAAAAATCAAACAGGTTTTATTGGGATTGCTAGTGACATTGTTCAATACCCGGACGAAATTGCTTCGATTGTTCAGAATTTACTCGGAACAACTATTGTGGCTCATAATTTAAAAGCAGCTAACGAAATAGCTAAACTGCTTCAATATAGTTATCGGGTGGTGACACTTGAAGGAGATGTCATGAATGCTGGTGGTTCTATGACTGGTGGAGCAAATAAAAAAGGAAATCAAAGCAGCCTTTTTTCACGTAAAAACGAGCTATCTTCTTTGACACAGCAAATTAGTCAAATGGAACAAACACTAACAGCTAAAGAAGTTGAAGTTCGAACACTTAAACAAACAGTCAGAAAAGAAGAACAAAAACTTGAGGAACTTAGAAAATCAGGCGAACAACAGCGGTTGGAAGAACAAGAGCTGAAAAATGCTGCTGAAATCAATACTGAAAAACATTCTCGTTTACAAAGAGAACTAAAAGCTTATCAGTTTGAAGCACAAGAAGCTCAACAAGAAGCTGAAGAGTATAACCAACGCATTCAGATAATAACAGAAGAACTTTCCATTCTCCAAGAAGAAATGGAACAAATCAATCACCGCATAGAAATAGCTTCTTCAAAGAATGTAGAAAGAGAGCAATTACAGCTTGCAGCTAATGAGACAGTCCAACAACGGATGACAGAGCTGGCAACGATTAAAGAACAAGTTACCAGCTTAAAAAAAGAACACGATCTGTTTAATGGACAATTAACGAATGAACAACAAGAACTAACGAAGCTTGAACTGCACCTGCAACACATGTCTCAATCAGATGGCAGTCAAAAATTGACGCAGAAAGAGATAGTAGCAAAATTAGCTGATTTAAAAGAACAAAAAACGAAATGCGAGCGAGCGTTGCTTCACAATAAAGAGCAGCAGCGACTAGTACAAGAACAATTGGATCAACTAGAACAGAAAGGCACCATTAAACAAAACCAGCAACAATATATAATAGAGCAAAAAACGAAAGTGGAAATTGCTTTTAATCGAAACGAAACGATGATTGAAAATCATTTAGTTTATTTAAATGAAGAGTATCAGTTGAATTATGAAATGGCTGAAAAAGAATACCCATTAGATATTTCAGTTGAAGAGGCTGCTCAAAAAGTGAAACTGCTGAAACAAAGCATTAAAGAATTAGGAAATGTCAATGTTGGTGCCATTGAAGAATTTGAGCGTATTTATGAACGCTATACTTTTCTGACAGAACAACGAAATGATTTGTTAGAAGCAAAAGAAAGTTTATATGAAACAATGGATGAAATGGATGAAGAAGTTAAACTGCGTTTTTCAGAAACTTTTGAAGCTATTCGTGTTCGTTTTAGTCAAGTCTTTCCACAACTGTTCGGTGGCGGAACAGCTGAATTGCAGTTAACCGATCCTACTAATTTATTGACGACAGGAATTGAAATCATTGCTCAGCCACCCGGCAAAAAACTGCAACAGTTGAGTTTATTGTCTGGAGGAGAGCGTGCTTTTACAGCTATTGCTTTATTATTTGCTATTATTCAAGTCAAGCCGGTGCCTTTTTGTATTTTAGATGAGGTAGAGGCAGCTCTTGATGAAGCAAATGTGGCTCGTTTTGGGCGTTATTTAAGAAAATTCGAAGGGGATACTCAATTTATTGTGATCACTCATCGTAAAGGAACGATGGAAGAAGCCAATGTTTTATATGGCGTTACCATGCAAGAATCAGGTGTTTCTAAACTGGTCTCTGTTCGCTTAGAAGAAGTTGAAGAAAAAGAAAAATTATCGGTTAAATAA